A region from the Achromobacter seleniivolatilans genome encodes:
- a CDS encoding helix-turn-helix domain-containing protein produces MTPEQAFSRVLRRLRSEANKTQEQLAFESQLDRTYISLLERGLRQPTLRSMVQLSAALHMPPSTLMNYVEEVMNEIDAD; encoded by the coding sequence ATGACGCCAGAGCAAGCTTTCAGCCGCGTCTTGCGGCGGCTTCGGTCGGAAGCCAACAAGACACAAGAGCAATTGGCTTTTGAATCACAGCTCGACCGCACCTACATCTCGCTATTGGAGCGCGGCCTCAGGCAGCCCACGCTGAGGTCGATGGTACAGCTGTCCGCTGCTTTGCATATGCCCCCATCTACTTTGATGAACTACGTAGAGGAGGTTATGAATGAGATTGATGCGGACTGA
- a CDS encoding BPSL0067 family protein translates to MPPVPCPNPVFRLKPCLGGATLEMTWNMPYLASIATVRLQGDGSKYFGESSECVAAVKYFAKAPRTPFWKKGALVKNNGTIRPGTAIATFDSHGKYKGHAAIYDSQTSAGLIVYDQWNGREFDSRLIPFRGRGYASNDGEQFYVIE, encoded by the coding sequence TTGCCGCCTGTTCCATGTCCGAACCCGGTCTTCCGCCTCAAGCCTTGCTTGGGCGGAGCTACCCTGGAGATGACCTGGAATATGCCTTATCTTGCGTCCATAGCAACCGTCCGCCTTCAAGGCGACGGCAGTAAATACTTTGGTGAATCGTCTGAATGCGTGGCTGCGGTGAAGTACTTTGCCAAGGCGCCCCGGACGCCCTTTTGGAAAAAGGGCGCCCTGGTCAAAAACAACGGGACGATCCGCCCTGGCACGGCAATCGCGACCTTTGACAGCCATGGCAAGTACAAAGGCCACGCGGCCATATACGATAGCCAGACCTCGGCGGGCCTGATCGTCTATGACCAATGGAACGGCCGGGAGTTTGATTCGCGCTTGATACCTTTCCGAGGGCGCGGTTATGCATCCAATGACGGAGAGCAGTTCTATGTCATCGAGTAA
- a CDS encoding STY0301 family protein — MSSSKAWAAAAALAWLAAGGVAQAAQNGFECPAQISIDGVELSLANLNVFDGPIENRVALVPETVQDDPDTLRWELDANMAATMKCRYRDSRHYVVLVAEGATQCTVHAPKGQVAQASCKAP, encoded by the coding sequence ATGTCATCGAGTAAGGCGTGGGCCGCCGCTGCGGCATTGGCTTGGTTGGCGGCCGGTGGCGTAGCGCAGGCCGCGCAGAACGGATTCGAATGTCCGGCGCAAATCAGCATCGACGGTGTCGAGCTGTCGCTGGCTAATCTGAACGTCTTTGATGGTCCGATCGAAAACCGTGTGGCCTTGGTGCCTGAAACGGTGCAGGATGATCCGGATACGCTGCGCTGGGAGCTGGACGCGAATATGGCGGCGACCATGAAATGCCGGTATCGGGATTCCCGGCACTATGTGGTGCTGGTGGCTGAAGGCGCCACGCAATGCACCGTGCACGCGCCGAAGGGGCAGGTGGCGCAGGCTTCATGTAAAGCCCCCTGA